TGCCACGACGCATTGCGTCGACTGCAGGTGGAGCACCTCGACCTGTTCTTCTGCCATCGCCCCGATCCGGACACGCCGGTCGAGGAAACCGTATGGGCGATGGACACGCTGATCCGTCAGGGCAAGGTGCTGTACTGGGGAACGTCGGAATGGCCCGCCGCGCGCATCCGCGAGGCGGCCGCGATCGCGCGCAGGCACCACCTGCACGGCCCCACCATGGAGCAGCCCCAGTACAACCTGCTGCACCGCCAGCGGGTGGAGCTGGAGTACGCGCCGCTCTACGCCGAACTGGGCCTGGGTACGACCACCTGGTCGCCGCTGGCGTCGGGCCTGCTGACCGGGAAGTACGGCAAGGACATCGCCGGCGACACCCGACTCGGCCGGGCCGGGCACGAGGATCTGCGCCGGATGATCCTGGGCGCGGCCGGCGCAAAGCGGCAGGAACGCGCGACCCGCTACGCCGCGGTCGCGGCCGAACTGGGCGAAAAACCGGCGCCGCTGGCGATCGCGTGGTGCCTGCAGAATCCCCACGTATCGACCGTGATCCTGGGGGCCAGCCGGCCGGAGCAGCTGCGGGAGAACCTGGCCGCGCTCGATCTGGCGGCCCGCTACGACGAAGGGGTGTGGGCGCGGCTCACGGCCGCCGCCGACTGATGCCTTCCATGTGGGCGAGGGTGTTGACTCGCAAATAAGAATCATTATCATCAGGAGCCGTTCCACCCGGAGCTTCCCGATGATCTCGAACGTCACTGCACTGCCCACGGCCGATTCGCTGGCGCTGCGCGAGCGCCTTTCCCTGCCGCACGCCGAACCGCGCGCCGAGGACGTCCTCGACAGCGCCGCGCTGCTGAAAGGTCAGCGCGAAGTGCTGATCCGCCACGGCGACCGCATCTACCGCCTGCGCCACACCAGCAACGACAAGCTGATCCTCACCAAGTAATTCGCGCACCGTCCCTGCGACGATGCGCCGCCACGGTGCCCCGCGGCGAACCACCTCTCTCCACCGGGCGCCAGCCAAGGAACTTCCGGCCGCCAGCCTTCCGGGTCTTCTTACCACCCACAGGAATGCTGTACGCCATGATGCGTCCCACGCTGCTCACCGCGGCCGTGTGGCTGGCCCTTGCCGGCCATGCCCATGCCGCTCCCGCCGCCGATGCGGCTTCGTCTTCCTCCCCCAGTGCCGATGCAAATGAGCTGACGCGCATCCAGGTCACCGCCACGCGCAGCGAGCGCGCTGTCGCCGACGTGCCGAACACCGTCAGCGTGATCGACCGCGAGGAACTGGACGACCGCCTGGTCCGCGACATCAAGGGCCTGGTGCGCTACGAGCCTGGCGTGACGGTGACCTCCAGCTTCGGTCGCTTCGGCCTGGGCGGGTTCCGCATTCGCGGCCTGGAAGCCAACCGCGTGCGCATCCAGACCGATGGCATCCCGGTGCCCGACGCGTTCTCGATCGGCAGCTTCTCCAACGCGAACCGCAACTTCGTCGATCTCGATACGCTGAAGCAGGTCGAGATCGTGCGCGGGCCGTCCAGTTCCCTGTATGGCTCGGACGCGCTCGGCGGCGTGGTCTCCTTCATCACCAAGGACCCGTCGGACTACCTCGACGACGGCAAGGATGCGTACTTCGGTTTCCGCCTGGGCTATGACGGCAGCTGGAACGGCTTGTTCGGCAACGCCACCGCGGCGTTCGGCGGCGAGCGCTGGAGCGGCCTGGTCAGCGTGGGTCACCGGCAGGGCCAGGAAACCGAGAACCAGGGCGATGTCGCCGGCATCGGCGCCGCGCGCACGCTCCCGAATCCGCAGGAGCGCGACGGCCGCAGCCTCCTGACGAAGCTGGTCTTCGCGCCGAGCGAGGGTCAGCGGTTCCGCCTGACGGTGGAAGGCAATGAAGACAGCGCCGATACCGACCTGCTGACCCAGCAGGGCTTCCAGTCGCTGACGCGCGCCACCAACGACCGCGTCATCGCCCGCGACCACCAGGCGCGCGCGCGCGTCGCCTTCGCCCACGAGTGGGACGATCTTTCGGCCGGCTTCGCCGACAGCCTGGACTGGCAGGTCTACCGCCAGGACAGCGAGACCACCCAGTACACGCGCGAGGAACGCACGCTGCCTGCGCCGACACTGCGCGACATCCGCGAGCGCGAATTCAACTTCGACCAGCGCACGTACGGCCTGCAGGCGAACTTCCGCAAGGCGTTCGGCGCGACGGTCCGGCACGATCTGATCTATGGCGTGGACGTGACGCGCACCGAAACGCGGCAGAAGCGCGACGGCCTGCGCACGTTCCCGCTGACCGGCGTGAGCACGCCGGTGATGTCGCCGGACACGTTCCCGGTGCGCGACTTCCCGGTGAGCAAGACCACCACCGCGGCGCTCTACGTGCAGGACGAGATCAGCTTCGCCGACGGCGCCTTCCGGCTGGTGCCGGGCCTGCGCGTGGACCACTACCGCCTCGACCCGCAGCACGACGCCATCTTCGATGCCGACAATCCTGGCGTCGCGCTGGCGGATATCCGGGAGACCAGCGTGTCGCCCAAGCTCGGCATGGTGTGGACCTTCGCGCCGGCCTGGTCGCTGTTCGGCGGATACGCGCATGGCTTCCGCTCCCCGCCCTACAACGACGTCAACATCGGCTTCACCAACGTGCAGTTCGGCTACACGGCGATCGCGAATCCCGACCTGAAGCCCGAAACCAGCGACGGCGTGGAGCTCGGCGTGCGATACGCCGGCAAGGTGGCGTACGCCAGCCTGTCGGGTTACTACAACCGCTACGACGACTTCATCGAGTCGATGCGCTTCAT
This genomic stretch from Pseudoxanthomonas sp. CF385 harbors:
- a CDS encoding hemin uptake protein HemP, with product MISNVTALPTADSLALRERLSLPHAEPRAEDVLDSAALLKGQREVLIRHGDRIYRLRHTSNDKLILTK
- a CDS encoding TonB-dependent hemoglobin/transferrin/lactoferrin family receptor; translated protein: MMRPTLLTAAVWLALAGHAHAAPAADAASSSSPSADANELTRIQVTATRSERAVADVPNTVSVIDREELDDRLVRDIKGLVRYEPGVTVTSSFGRFGLGGFRIRGLEANRVRIQTDGIPVPDAFSIGSFSNANRNFVDLDTLKQVEIVRGPSSSLYGSDALGGVVSFITKDPSDYLDDGKDAYFGFRLGYDGSWNGLFGNATAAFGGERWSGLVSVGHRQGQETENQGDVAGIGAARTLPNPQERDGRSLLTKLVFAPSEGQRFRLTVEGNEDSADTDLLTQQGFQSLTRATNDRVIARDHQARARVAFAHEWDDLSAGFADSLDWQVYRQDSETTQYTREERTLPAPTLRDIREREFNFDQRTYGLQANFRKAFGATVRHDLIYGVDVTRTETRQKRDGLRTFPLTGVSTPVMSPDTFPVRDFPVSKTTTAALYVQDEISFADGAFRLVPGLRVDHYRLDPQHDAIFDADNPGVALADIRETSVSPKLGMVWTFAPAWSLFGGYAHGFRSPPYNDVNIGFTNVQFGYTAIANPDLKPETSDGVELGVRYAGKVAYASLSGYYNRYDDFIESMRFIGYNDAGLMVYQSQNIAEAQIHGVELKAGLDIGALSDAWSGWSLRGAAAWSRGKDRSTDTALDSVDPLTATLGLAYDADVWGAELAGRFVDRKRRVSDPDYYRQGGYGVLDLYAHWNFAPGAKFNVGVFNLADRRYIDAGDMTLVATGSTTLDRYTAPGRTLSASLAVSW
- a CDS encoding aldo/keto reductase, with amino-acid sequence MQYRRLGTSGLQVSALSFGAWLTFGQQVGPREAGELIALAWDHGVNFFDNAEVYGHGEAERVMGEALRALALPRDGYCVSSKVCFGAAENPRPTQRGLSRKHVTEACHDALRRLQVEHLDLFFCHRPDPDTPVEETVWAMDTLIRQGKVLYWGTSEWPAARIREAAAIARRHHLHGPTMEQPQYNLLHRQRVELEYAPLYAELGLGTTTWSPLASGLLTGKYGKDIAGDTRLGRAGHEDLRRMILGAAGAKRQERATRYAAVAAELGEKPAPLAIAWCLQNPHVSTVILGASRPEQLRENLAALDLAARYDEGVWARLTAAAD